The Streptomyces sp. NBC_01255 genome window below encodes:
- a CDS encoding NAD-glutamate dehydrogenase: MQTKLDEAKAELLERAARVAEHSPVGGRLPTGPEGAGERPDRDTVLEYLQRYYLHTAPEDLGDRDPVDVFGAALSHYRLAENRPQGTANVRVHTPTVEENGWTSSHSVVEVVTDDMPFLVDSVTNELSRQGRGIHVVIHPQVLVRRNVAGKLIEVLSAQIQGELPHDAITESWIHVEIDRETDRADLKQITADLLRVLSDVRETVEDWDKMRDAALRIAEGLPAEPTASDLRPTEVDEARELLRWLADDHFTFLGYREYELVNGDALSAVPGTGLGILRSDPQHAGDDEGHHAHPVSPSFSRLPADARAKAREHKLLILTKANSRATVHRPSYLDYVGVKKFDADGNVIGERRFLGLFSSAAYTESVRRVPVVKRKVQEVLAGAGFSPNSHDGRDLLQILETYPRDELFQTPVDQLQSIVTSVLYLQERRRLRLYLRQDEYGRYYSALVYLPRDRYTTRVRLRIIDILKEELDGISVDFTAWNTESILSRLHFVVRVKPGTELAKLTDADVDRIESRLVEAARSWADGFGEALNAELGEEHAAELLRRYGNAFPEGYKADHSPRAAVADLVHLEALARTDKDFALSLYEPVVAGPGERRFKIYKTGDPISLSAVLPVLNRLGVEVTDERPYELRCSDRTRAWVYDFGLRMPAPTGNGGDYVGDDARERFQEAFAATWTGEAENDNFNSLVLSAGLTWREAMVLRAYAKYLRQAGSTFSQDYMEDTLRNNVHTTRLLVSLFEARMAPERQRAGTELIDALLEELDAALDQVASLDEDRILRSFLTVIKATLRTNFFQKAADGNSHSYVSMKFDPQAIPDLPAPRPAFEIWVYSPRVEGVHLRFGKVARGGLRWSDRREDFRTEILGLVKAQMVKNTVIVPVGAKGGFVAKQLPDPSVDRDAWLAEGIESYKTFISALLDITDNLVAGEVVPPVDVVRHDEDDTYLVVAADKGTATFSDIANGVAEAYGFWLGDAFASGGSAGYDHKGMGITARGAWESVKRHFRELGHDTQTEDFTVVGVGDMSGDVFGNGMLLSEHIRLVAAFDHRHIFIDPNPDAATSYAERRRLFDLPRSSWADYDTSLLSAGGGIHPRTAKSIPVNAQVRAALGIEDGVTKMTPAELMKAVLHAPVDLLWNGGIGTYVKAAVESNADVGDKANDAIRVDGQDVRAQVIGEGGNLGATQLGRIEFARTGGPEGQGGKVNTDAIDNSAGVDTSDHEVNIKILLNGLVAEGDMTVKQRNKILAEMTDEVGTLVLRNNYAQNTALANAVTQSPSLLHAHQRFMRRLGRDGSLSRELEFLPNDRQIRELLNNGRGLSQPELAVLLAYTKITVADELIGTELPDDPYLRGLLHAYFPTLLREKFTEAVDNHALRREIITTVLVNDTVNTGGSTFLHRLREETGASIEEIVRAQTAARMVFRLGQVWDAVEALDNQVPADVQTRMRLHSRRLVERGTRWLLNNRPQPLQIGETIEFFADRVDEVWGRLPELLRGADLEWYQSIVAELTEVGVPEELALRVAGFSSAFPILDVVAIADRTGKEPLAVAEVYYDLADRLRITDLMDRIIELPRSDRWQSMARASIREDLFAAHAALTQDVLTAGNGTSSPEERFKAWEEKNAAILGRARTTLEEIQGSDTFDLANLSVAMRTMRTLLRSHS, translated from the coding sequence ATGCAGACCAAGCTGGACGAAGCCAAGGCCGAGCTGCTCGAAAGGGCCGCTCGGGTAGCTGAGCACAGCCCGGTCGGGGGGCGACTTCCGACGGGGCCGGAGGGTGCCGGGGAGCGCCCGGACCGGGACACCGTGCTCGAATACCTCCAGCGCTACTACCTGCACACCGCGCCGGAGGACCTCGGCGACCGGGACCCGGTCGACGTGTTCGGCGCCGCTCTCTCTCACTACCGGCTCGCGGAGAACCGTCCGCAGGGCACGGCGAACGTGCGCGTCCACACCCCGACGGTCGAGGAGAACGGCTGGACCAGCAGCCACTCCGTCGTCGAGGTCGTCACCGACGACATGCCGTTCCTCGTCGACTCCGTCACCAACGAGCTGTCCCGCCAGGGCCGCGGCATCCACGTCGTGATCCACCCGCAGGTCCTCGTCCGCCGTAACGTCGCCGGCAAGCTCATCGAGGTCCTCTCGGCGCAGATCCAGGGCGAGCTGCCGCACGACGCGATCACCGAGTCCTGGATCCACGTCGAGATCGACCGCGAGACCGACCGCGCCGACCTCAAGCAGATCACCGCCGACCTGCTCCGCGTCCTGTCCGACGTCCGCGAGACGGTCGAGGACTGGGACAAGATGCGCGATGCCGCGCTGCGCATCGCCGAGGGCCTCCCGGCCGAGCCCACCGCCTCCGACCTGCGGCCCACCGAGGTGGACGAGGCCCGCGAGCTGCTGCGCTGGCTCGCCGACGACCACTTCACCTTCCTCGGCTACCGCGAGTACGAGCTCGTCAACGGCGACGCCCTGTCCGCCGTGCCCGGCACCGGCCTCGGCATCCTGCGCTCCGACCCGCAGCACGCCGGCGACGACGAGGGCCACCACGCGCACCCCGTCTCGCCCTCCTTCAGCCGGCTGCCCGCCGACGCCCGCGCCAAGGCGCGCGAGCACAAGCTGCTGATCCTGACGAAGGCCAACAGCCGGGCGACCGTGCACCGCCCCTCGTACCTCGACTACGTCGGCGTGAAGAAGTTCGACGCGGACGGGAACGTCATCGGCGAGCGGCGGTTCCTCGGACTGTTCTCGTCCGCCGCGTACACCGAGTCCGTCCGTCGCGTCCCCGTCGTCAAGCGCAAGGTCCAGGAGGTCCTGGCGGGCGCCGGCTTCTCGCCGAACAGCCACGACGGCCGTGACCTGCTCCAGATCCTGGAGACGTACCCGCGCGACGAGCTCTTCCAGACCCCGGTCGACCAGCTCCAGTCCATCGTCACCAGCGTCCTGTACCTCCAGGAGCGGCGCCGGCTGCGGCTCTACCTGCGCCAGGACGAGTACGGCCGCTACTACTCGGCCCTCGTCTACCTGCCGCGCGACCGCTACACCACCCGCGTCCGGCTGCGGATCATCGACATCCTCAAGGAGGAGCTCGACGGCATCAGCGTCGACTTCACCGCCTGGAACACCGAGTCGATCCTCTCCCGGCTGCACTTCGTCGTCCGCGTCAAGCCCGGCACCGAGCTCGCCAAGCTGACCGACGCCGACGTCGACCGCATCGAGTCCCGGCTCGTCGAGGCCGCCCGCTCCTGGGCCGACGGCTTCGGCGAGGCGCTCAACGCCGAGCTGGGCGAGGAGCACGCCGCCGAGCTGCTCCGCCGCTACGGCAACGCCTTCCCCGAGGGTTACAAGGCCGACCACTCGCCGCGCGCGGCCGTCGCAGACCTGGTCCACCTGGAAGCCCTCGCCCGTACGGACAAGGACTTCGCTCTCTCCCTCTACGAGCCCGTCGTCGCGGGCCCCGGCGAGCGCCGCTTCAAGATCTACAAGACCGGCGATCCGATCTCCCTCTCCGCCGTCCTGCCGGTCCTCAACCGGCTCGGCGTCGAGGTCACCGACGAGCGCCCGTACGAGCTGCGCTGCTCCGACCGCACCCGCGCCTGGGTCTACGACTTCGGTCTGCGGATGCCGGCCCCGACGGGCAACGGCGGGGACTACGTCGGCGACGACGCCCGCGAGCGCTTCCAGGAGGCCTTCGCCGCCACCTGGACCGGCGAGGCCGAGAACGACAACTTCAACTCCCTCGTCCTCTCCGCCGGGCTCACCTGGCGCGAGGCGATGGTGCTGCGCGCCTACGCCAAGTACCTGCGCCAGGCCGGTTCGACGTTCAGCCAGGACTACATGGAGGACACCCTCCGCAACAACGTCCACACCACCCGGCTGCTCGTCTCCCTCTTCGAGGCCCGGATGGCCCCGGAGCGCCAGCGCGCCGGCACCGAGCTGATCGACGCGCTCCTGGAAGAGCTGGACGCCGCCCTCGACCAGGTCGCGAGCCTGGACGAGGACCGGATCCTGCGGTCCTTCCTCACCGTCATCAAGGCGACCCTGCGGACCAACTTCTTCCAGAAGGCGGCGGACGGGAACTCGCACTCCTACGTGTCGATGAAGTTCGACCCGCAGGCCATCCCCGACCTGCCCGCCCCGCGCCCCGCCTTCGAGATCTGGGTGTACTCGCCGCGCGTCGAGGGCGTCCACCTGCGCTTCGGCAAGGTCGCCCGAGGCGGCCTGCGCTGGTCCGACCGCCGTGAGGACTTCCGTACGGAGATCCTCGGCCTGGTCAAGGCGCAGATGGTGAAGAACACCGTCATCGTGCCCGTCGGCGCCAAGGGCGGCTTCGTCGCCAAGCAGCTCCCGGACCCGTCCGTGGACCGCGACGCCTGGCTCGCCGAGGGCATCGAGAGCTACAAGACCTTCATCTCGGCGCTGCTCGACATCACCGACAACCTGGTCGCGGGCGAGGTCGTGCCGCCGGTCGACGTGGTCCGCCACGACGAGGACGACACCTACCTCGTCGTCGCCGCCGACAAGGGCACCGCGACCTTCTCCGACATCGCCAACGGGGTCGCCGAGGCGTACGGCTTCTGGCTCGGCGACGCCTTCGCCTCCGGCGGCTCCGCCGGCTACGACCACAAGGGCATGGGCATCACCGCCCGCGGTGCCTGGGAGTCGGTCAAGCGCCACTTCCGCGAGCTGGGCCACGACACGCAGACCGAGGACTTCACGGTCGTCGGCGTCGGCGACATGTCCGGTGACGTCTTCGGCAACGGCATGCTGCTGAGTGAGCACATCCGGCTCGTCGCCGCCTTCGACCACCGGCACATCTTCATCGACCCGAACCCGGACGCGGCCACCTCGTACGCCGAGCGCCGCCGCCTCTTCGACCTGCCCCGCTCGTCCTGGGCCGACTACGACACCTCGCTGCTCTCCGCGGGCGGTGGCATTCACCCCCGTACCGCCAAGTCCATCCCGGTCAACGCGCAGGTCAGGGCCGCCCTCGGCATCGAGGACGGCGTCACCAAGATGACCCCGGCCGAGCTGATGAAGGCCGTGCTCCACGCGCCCGTCGACCTGCTGTGGAACGGCGGCATCGGTACGTACGTCAAGGCCGCGGTCGAGTCCAACGCGGACGTCGGCGACAAGGCCAACGACGCCATCCGCGTCGACGGCCAGGACGTGCGCGCCCAGGTCATCGGCGAGGGCGGCAACCTCGGCGCGACCCAGCTGGGCCGTATCGAGTTCGCCCGCACCGGCGGCCCCGAGGGCCAGGGCGGCAAGGTCAACACCGACGCCATCGACAACAGCGCCGGCGTCGACACCTCCGACCACGAGGTCAACATCAAGATCCTGCTGAACGGGCTCGTCGCCGAGGGCGACATGACCGTCAAGCAGCGCAACAAGATCCTCGCGGAGATGACGGACGAGGTCGGCACGCTCGTCCTGCGCAACAACTACGCGCAGAACACGGCCCTGGCCAACGCCGTCACCCAGTCGCCCTCGCTGCTCCACGCCCACCAGCGCTTCATGCGCCGCCTGGGCCGCGACGGCAGCCTCTCCCGGGAGCTGGAGTTCCTGCCCAACGACCGGCAGATCCGCGAGCTGCTCAACAACGGCCGCGGCCTGAGCCAGCCGGAGCTCGCCGTCCTCCTCGCGTACACCAAGATCACGGTGGCCGACGAGCTGATCGGTACGGAGCTGCCGGACGACCCGTACCTGCGCGGGCTGCTCCACGCGTACTTCCCGACGCTGCTGCGCGAGAAGTTCACCGAGGCCGTCGACAACCACGCCCTGCGCCGCGAGATCATCACCACGGTCCTGGTCAACGACACCGTCAACACCGGTGGCTCGACCTTCCTGCACCGCCTCCGCGAGGAGACCGGCGCGTCGATCGAGGAGATCGTCCGCGCGCAGACCGCGGCCCGGATGGTCTTCCGCCTCGGCCAGGTCTGGGACGCCGTCGAGGCCCTCGACAACCAGGTGCCCGCCGACGTCCAGACCCGGATGCGGCTGCACTCGCGCCGGCTCGTCGAGCGCGGCACGCGCTGGTTGCTCAACAACCGGCCGCAGCCGCTCCAGATCGGCGAGACCATCGAGTTCTTCGCCGACCGGGTGGACGAGGTCTGGGGCCGGCTGCCGGAGCTGCTGCGCGGCGCGGACCTGGAGTGGTACCAGTCGATCGTGGCCGAGCTGACCGAGGTCGGCGTGCCGGAGGAGCTCGCGCTGCGGGTCGCCGGCTTCTCGTCCGCCTTCCCGATCCTCGACGTCGTCGCGATCGCGGACCGGACGGGCAAGGAGCCGCTCGCGGTGGCCGAGGTCTACTACGACCTGGCCGACCGGCTGCGGATCACCGACCTCATGGACCGGATCATCGAGCTCCCGCGCAGCGACCGCTGGCAGTCGATGGCCCGCGCCTCGATCCGTGAGGACCTGTTCGCGGCGCACGCCGCGCTCACGCAGGACGTCCTGACGGCGGGCAACGGCACGTCGAGCCCGGAGGAGCGGTTCAAGGCCTGGGAGGAGAAGAACGCGGCGATCCTGGGCCGCGCGCGGACGACCCTGGAGGAGATCCAGGGCTCGGACACCTTCGACCTGGCGAACCTGTCGGTGGCCATGCGGACGATGCGCACGCTGCTGCGTTCGCACAGCTGA
- a CDS encoding glycosyltransferase 87 family protein: protein MAPPPAPPPATAPPPPSLTGSPFTSDTFTSATFVMVGRGPALALAAVWLLTRVGMLLLLLRDDLGIGGVGREVALYEHWYGQFATGTFPPGDVTWQYPPGAGLVIMAPGILPSLTYFQAFVALALLADAVITLALARADSERVTHGAWYWVCGLPLLLHLPLARYDVHTTALAVLALLAVNARSTGAHQLGGALAGIGAMVKVWPALVLIGTPRGRTTREAWTAAVTAAVALVATLALFFSGSFGFLRQQGNRGIQIESLGGTALALARAAGVWPGRVEFRYGSFEYVGPYVSSLGHLALLLTVIALGWLLLWRVRARRWTPATPLDAAFAAVLLFTVTSRVISPQYMIWLLGLAAVCLTSRSTVMRPVALLLLPAAALSSLAYPVLYLDVLAGTPAGLTVMAVRNALLLAAALLAARRLWTSTVATPAAE from the coding sequence ATGGCACCACCACCCGCGCCCCCACCCGCCACCGCGCCCCCTCCCCCCTCCCTGACCGGGTCCCCGTTCACATCGGACACCTTCACCTCCGCCACCTTCGTCATGGTCGGCCGCGGCCCCGCCCTCGCCCTCGCCGCCGTCTGGCTCCTCACCCGCGTCGGCATGCTCCTGCTGCTCCTCCGCGACGACCTCGGCATCGGCGGGGTCGGCCGCGAGGTGGCCCTCTACGAGCACTGGTACGGGCAGTTCGCGACCGGCACCTTCCCGCCGGGCGACGTCACCTGGCAGTACCCGCCCGGCGCGGGCCTCGTGATCATGGCCCCGGGCATCCTGCCCTCGCTCACGTACTTCCAGGCCTTCGTCGCCCTCGCCCTCCTCGCGGACGCGGTCATCACCCTCGCCCTCGCCCGCGCCGACAGCGAACGCGTCACCCACGGCGCCTGGTACTGGGTCTGCGGCCTCCCGCTCCTCCTGCACCTCCCCCTCGCGCGGTACGACGTCCACACCACCGCCCTCGCCGTCCTCGCCCTGCTCGCCGTCAACGCCCGCTCGACGGGCGCCCACCAGCTCGGCGGGGCGCTCGCCGGAATCGGCGCCATGGTCAAGGTGTGGCCGGCGCTCGTCCTGATCGGCACCCCCCGGGGCCGAACCACCCGCGAGGCCTGGACCGCCGCCGTCACCGCCGCGGTCGCCCTCGTCGCCACCCTCGCACTGTTCTTCTCCGGGTCGTTCGGCTTCCTCCGCCAGCAGGGCAACCGCGGCATCCAGATCGAGTCCCTGGGCGGCACGGCCCTCGCGCTGGCCCGGGCCGCCGGCGTCTGGCCGGGCCGGGTCGAGTTCCGCTACGGCTCCTTCGAGTACGTCGGCCCGTACGTCTCCAGCCTCGGCCACCTCGCCCTGCTGCTCACCGTCATCGCCCTCGGCTGGCTGCTGCTCTGGCGCGTCCGGGCCCGGCGCTGGACCCCCGCGACCCCGCTCGACGCGGCCTTCGCCGCCGTCCTGCTCTTCACCGTCACCAGCCGGGTCATCAGCCCCCAGTACATGATCTGGCTGCTCGGGCTCGCCGCCGTCTGCCTGACCTCCCGCAGCACCGTGATGCGCCCGGTGGCCCTGCTGCTGCTCCCGGCGGCCGCGCTGAGCTCGCTCGCGTACCCCGTCCTGTACCTGGACGTCCTCGCCGGCACCCCCGCAGGCCTCACCGTCATGGCGGTCCGCAACGCCCTGCTCCTCGCGGCGGCGCTGCTCGCCGCCCGCCGCCTGTGGACCTCGACGGTCGCCACCCCGGCGGCGGAATGA
- a CDS encoding ABC transporter ATP-binding protein, whose protein sequence is MAETPDIETRTPTVVVDGVHITYTVHGGHPGGRGSATAALGRMLRRGRTAPAGRRVHAVKGVSFAAYRGEAIGLIGSNGSGKSTLLKAVAGLQPVERGQVYTHGRPALLGVNAALMGDLTGERNVVLGGLAMGMSRAEVRERYDDIVEFSGINEKDDAISRPMRTYSSGMGARLRFSIAAARSHDVLLIDEALSTGDARFRRRSQRRIDELRAEAGTVFLVSHSNSTITETCERALWLEAGTLRMDGPAKEVVAAYEEYTGTRATRPKK, encoded by the coding sequence GTGGCTGAGACCCCCGACATCGAGACGCGCACCCCGACCGTCGTCGTCGACGGCGTCCACATCACCTACACCGTCCACGGCGGGCACCCCGGTGGCCGCGGCAGCGCCACCGCCGCCCTCGGCCGGATGCTGCGCCGCGGCCGTACGGCTCCGGCCGGCCGCCGGGTCCACGCCGTGAAGGGCGTGAGCTTCGCCGCGTACCGGGGCGAGGCGATCGGCCTGATCGGTTCGAACGGATCGGGCAAGTCGACGCTCCTGAAGGCCGTCGCGGGCCTCCAGCCCGTCGAGCGGGGCCAGGTCTACACCCACGGCCGGCCCGCCCTCCTCGGCGTCAACGCGGCCCTGATGGGCGATCTGACCGGCGAACGGAACGTGGTCCTGGGCGGCCTCGCGATGGGCATGAGCCGCGCCGAGGTCCGGGAGCGCTACGACGACATCGTCGAGTTCTCCGGCATCAACGAGAAGGACGACGCCATCTCCCGCCCCATGCGGACGTACTCCTCCGGGATGGGTGCCCGGCTGCGCTTCTCCATCGCCGCCGCCAGGAGCCACGACGTGCTGCTCATCGACGAGGCCCTGTCGACCGGCGACGCGCGCTTCCGCCGGCGCAGTCAGCGGCGGATCGACGAGCTGCGGGCGGAGGCGGGGACGGTCTTCCTGGTCAGCCACTCGAACTCCACCATCACGGAGACCTGCGAGCGGGCGCTGTGGCTGGAAGCGGGGACCCTGCGGATGGACGGCCCGGCGAAGGAGGTGGTGGCGGCGTACGAGGAGTACACGGGTACGAGGGCGACAAGACCTAAGAAATAG
- a CDS encoding ABC transporter permease, with protein sequence MTTTLAPPAREDRRRPPPEDLRALALRHGLTVSGARPSLPAYVRQLWSRRDFIAAFATARLTAQYSQARLGQVWQVMTPLLNAAVYYAIFGVLMNAKHGVPDYVPFLLTGIFVWTFTSDTVLAGTRAISGNLGLVRALHFPRASLPIALALQQLQQLLLSLTTLGVILVCCGELPTWSWLLTVPALLCQALFNTGAALVLARLAARTPDISQLMPFVLRTWLYASGVMWSIQNLASTGRFPDAVVLALQCNPAAVYIDLMRFALIESYTAAQLPPHVWALAVGWALAAFTGGFIWFWKAEETYGRG encoded by the coding sequence GTGACCACGACCCTCGCCCCACCCGCACGAGAAGACCGGCGACGGCCCCCGCCCGAGGACCTCCGCGCGCTCGCCCTGCGCCACGGCCTGACCGTCAGCGGGGCCCGCCCCTCGCTCCCCGCCTACGTCCGGCAGCTCTGGTCCCGCCGCGACTTCATCGCCGCCTTCGCGACCGCCCGCCTCACCGCCCAGTACAGCCAGGCCCGACTCGGCCAGGTGTGGCAGGTGATGACGCCGCTGCTCAACGCGGCCGTGTACTACGCGATCTTCGGCGTCCTCATGAACGCCAAGCACGGCGTCCCCGACTACGTCCCGTTCCTGCTCACCGGCATCTTCGTGTGGACCTTCACCTCCGACACGGTCCTGGCCGGCACCCGCGCGATCAGCGGCAACCTGGGCCTGGTCCGCGCCCTGCACTTCCCGCGCGCGAGCCTCCCGATCGCCCTCGCGCTCCAGCAGCTCCAGCAGCTGCTCCTCTCGCTCACCACGCTCGGCGTGATCCTCGTCTGCTGCGGCGAGCTCCCCACCTGGAGCTGGCTGCTGACCGTCCCCGCGCTCCTCTGCCAGGCCCTGTTCAACACCGGCGCCGCCCTCGTCCTGGCACGGCTGGCGGCCCGCACCCCGGACATCAGCCAGTTGATGCCGTTCGTCCTGCGCACCTGGCTGTACGCCTCGGGCGTCATGTGGTCGATCCAGAACCTGGCGAGCACCGGCCGCTTCCCGGACGCCGTGGTGCTGGCCCTCCAGTGCAACCCGGCGGCGGTCTACATCGACCTCATGCGCTTCGCGCTGATCGAGAGCTACACGGCGGCGCAGCTGCCGCCACACGTCTGGGCGCTGGCCGTCGGCTGGGCCCTGGCGGCCTTCACGGGCGGCTTCATCTGGTTCTGGAAGGCGGAGGAGACGTACGGCCGTGGCTGA
- a CDS encoding TetR/AcrR family transcriptional regulator, which yields MTEPTPRRAPAGAAVLREDVTEAIRDAVFEELAAVGFARMSIEGIARRAGVGKTAVYRRWKSKLSLVLDLVGAFAAQGVPVPATGSLDGDVRALLEMASYALRHPVASQVIPDLLVEAARQPEIADAIREALLDGQQGVMARIVREAVARGELPEGTDPAAALDLVVGPLYWRLVVVRTPLPEGYVDGLARAAVAALKA from the coding sequence ATGACCGAACCGACCCCCCGCCGCGCCCCCGCCGGAGCCGCCGTACTCCGCGAGGACGTGACCGAGGCCATCCGTGACGCCGTCTTCGAGGAGCTCGCGGCCGTCGGCTTCGCGCGGATGTCCATCGAGGGCATCGCGCGCCGCGCGGGCGTCGGCAAGACCGCCGTCTACCGGCGGTGGAAGTCCAAGCTCTCCCTCGTCCTCGACCTCGTCGGCGCCTTCGCCGCCCAGGGCGTGCCGGTGCCCGCCACCGGCTCACTGGACGGGGACGTGCGCGCCCTCCTGGAGATGGCCTCGTACGCCCTGCGCCACCCGGTCGCCTCGCAGGTCATCCCCGACCTGCTCGTCGAGGCCGCACGGCAGCCGGAGATCGCCGACGCCATCCGCGAGGCGCTGCTCGACGGCCAGCAGGGCGTCATGGCCCGGATCGTCCGCGAGGCCGTCGCACGCGGCGAGCTCCCCGAGGGCACCGACCCGGCCGCGGCCCTCGACCTCGTCGTCGGTCCGCTCTACTGGCGCCTCGTCGTCGTCCGCACGCCGCTGCCCGAGGGGTACGTGGACGGGCTCGCGCGCGCGGCGGTGGCGGCGCTCAAGGCCTGA
- a CDS encoding carbohydrate ABC transporter permease: MTAPAPTPAPAPTPARAASTPPTPSTPPAPKTSRVSRIAARAAGGAVRVFLVLAGLFWLLPTAGLLFSSFRSPSDIAASGWWEAFTAPARLTTENYTGLLADGTITGSLLSTVLITVPATLLVLVLGSFAGYAFAWLEFPGRDWWFLGVVALLVVPVQVALVPVSKLFGAVGLFETTLGVVLFHTAFGLPFAIFLLRNFFAEIPRELLEAARLDGAGEVRLFTRVVLPLGGPAIASLGIFQFLWVWNDMLIALIFADSQSPPITVALQQQVRQFGNNVDVLAPGAFLSMVVPLAVFFAFQRQFATGVMAGAVK; encoded by the coding sequence ATGACCGCTCCCGCCCCGACGCCCGCTCCCGCCCCGACCCCCGCACGCGCCGCGTCGACCCCACCCACCCCGTCGACCCCACCCGCTCCGAAGACCTCACGCGTCTCCCGGATCGCGGCCCGCGCGGCCGGCGGCGCGGTCCGCGTCTTCCTCGTCCTGGCCGGGCTGTTCTGGCTGCTGCCGACGGCCGGGCTGCTGTTCTCCTCCTTCCGCTCGCCCTCCGACATCGCGGCGAGCGGCTGGTGGGAGGCGTTCACGGCCCCGGCGCGGCTGACCACCGAGAACTACACCGGGCTCCTCGCCGACGGGACGATCACCGGGTCGCTCCTCTCCACCGTCCTGATCACCGTCCCGGCCACGCTCCTCGTGCTCGTCCTCGGCTCGTTCGCCGGATACGCCTTCGCGTGGCTGGAGTTCCCGGGCCGGGACTGGTGGTTCCTGGGGGTGGTGGCCCTGCTCGTGGTCCCGGTGCAGGTCGCGCTGGTCCCGGTGTCGAAGCTCTTCGGCGCGGTCGGGCTCTTCGAGACGACGCTCGGGGTCGTCCTCTTCCACACCGCGTTCGGCCTGCCGTTCGCGATCTTCCTGCTGCGGAACTTCTTCGCGGAGATCCCGCGCGAGCTCCTGGAGGCGGCGCGGCTCGACGGGGCGGGCGAGGTGCGGCTCTTCACACGGGTGGTGCTGCCGCTCGGCGGTCCGGCGATCGCCTCGCTGGGGATCTTCCAGTTCCTGTGGGTGTGGAACGACATGCTGATCGCGCTGATCTTCGCGGACTCGCAGTCGCCGCCGATCACGGTGGCGCTCCAGCAGCAGGTCCGGCAGTTCGGCAACAACGTGGACGTGCTGGCGCCGGGGGCGTTCCTGTCGATGGTGGTGCCGCTGGCGGTGTTCTTCGCGTTCCAGCGGCAGTTCGCGACCGGGGTGATGGCGGGCGCGGTGAAGTAG
- a CDS encoding carbohydrate ABC transporter permease, translated as MPKATRIRSANKSTSTSNSNSNSNSRAVAAGFLLPALLLLGALVVYPIGYSVQRSFFDRSGSSFVGLDNYLALVTDDSLRTAVQNNLIWLVLAPAVATALGLLFAVLTERIRWGTAFKLVVFMPMAISMLAAGIIFRLVYEQDPDRGVANAVWVGVHDTFAESSGFPRARPLPVHPLTAAGGGAYVTKEAVRAGEPVRLPLVGVAPGRMPKEARPAAEPTASPTAADTISGTAWLDFTKGGGGKPNVVDPAEQGLAGLRIEAVRDGKVVATATAAADGTFALPADRADGAVLRLPASNFREQYNGVEWLGPSLVTPAVIGAYVWMWAGFAMVLIGAGLAAVPRELLEAARVDGANEWQVFRRITVPLLAPVLAVVLVTLMINVLKVFDLVFVIAPGSAQDDANVLALQLYRSSFGTDADLGVGSAIAVVLLLLVLPVMAVNIRRIRRETRR; from the coding sequence ATGCCGAAGGCCACCCGCATCCGCAGCGCGAACAAGAGCACGAGCACGAGCAACAGCAACAGCAACAGCAACAGCAGGGCGGTCGCGGCGGGGTTCCTGCTCCCCGCGCTGCTCCTGCTCGGGGCGCTGGTCGTCTACCCGATCGGATACTCCGTCCAGCGCTCGTTCTTCGACCGCTCCGGCTCCTCCTTCGTGGGCCTGGACAACTACCTCGCGCTCGTCACCGACGACTCGCTGCGCACCGCCGTACAAAACAACCTGATCTGGCTGGTTCTCGCCCCCGCGGTCGCCACCGCCCTCGGTCTGCTGTTCGCCGTCCTGACCGAACGCATCCGCTGGGGCACAGCGTTCAAGCTGGTCGTCTTCATGCCGATGGCGATCTCGATGCTCGCGGCCGGGATCATCTTCCGGCTCGTCTACGAGCAGGACCCGGACCGGGGCGTCGCCAACGCCGTCTGGGTCGGGGTCCACGACACCTTCGCCGAGTCCTCGGGCTTCCCCCGGGCCCGGCCGCTCCCCGTGCACCCGCTCACGGCGGCCGGCGGCGGCGCGTACGTCACCAAGGAGGCGGTACGCGCCGGGGAGCCCGTCCGGCTGCCGCTCGTCGGGGTGGCTCCGGGCCGGATGCCGAAGGAGGCCCGCCCGGCCGCCGAGCCGACCGCGTCGCCGACCGCCGCGGACACGATCAGCGGAACGGCCTGGCTGGACTTCACCAAGGGCGGCGGCGGGAAGCCGAACGTCGTCGACCCGGCCGAACAGGGCCTCGCCGGGCTGCGGATCGAGGCCGTACGGGACGGCAAGGTGGTCGCCACGGCCACGGCGGCGGCCGACGGCACCTTCGCCCTGCCCGCCGACCGCGCCGACGGAGCCGTACTCCGCCTCCCCGCGAGCAACTTCCGGGAGCAGTACAACGGCGTGGAGTGGCTGGGCCCCTCGCTCGTCACGCCGGCCGTGATCGGCGCGTACGTGTGGATGTGGGCCGGGTTCGCGATGGTGCTGATCGGCGCCGGGCTCGCGGCCGTACCGCGCGAACTCCTCGAAGCGGCGCGGGTGGACGGGGCGAACGAGTGGCAGGTGTTCCGCCGGATCACGGTCCCGCTCCTGGCCCCGGTCCTCGCGGTCGTCCTCGTCACGCTGATGATCAACGTGCTCAAGGTCTTCGACCTGGTCTTCGTCATCGCGCCGGGCTCGGCGCAGGACGACGCGAACGTGCTCGCGCTCCAGCTGTACCGCTCGTCCTTCGGCACGGACGCGGACCTCGGGGTCGGCTCGGCCATCGCCGTCGTGCTGCTCCTGCTGGTGCTGCCGGTGATGGCGGTCAACATCCGCCGCATCCGAAGGGAGACCCGCCGATGA